In Cryptococcus neoformans var. grubii H99 chromosome 9, complete sequence, a genomic segment contains:
- a CDS encoding DNA-directed RNA polymerase I, II, and III subunit RPABC3, which translates to MAESSNIIFDDRFTVDTVDKDGKKFDRVSRITATSHSLSMSLTLDIANELYPVEQSETFTLTLARSLVPSELEALDNNAGGDEGEDGSEVRRVKRELWRSNEQGLAEDYDYVMYGKIYKFDDSAQGEAQTTAYFSFGGLLMALRGSYRHLAGVVVGENVYLLMRK; encoded by the exons ATGGCCGAATCATCCAATATCATCTTTGACGACAGGTTCACTGTCGAT ACAGTAGACAAGGATGGCAAAAAGTTTGACCGAG TCTCCCGGATAACTGCCACGTCGCATTCGCTTTCCATGTCCCTCACTCTCGACATTGCCAATGAACTCTACCCAGTCGAGCAATCTGAAACATTCACCCTCACGCTCGCGCGGTCACTTGTCCCCTCGGAGCTGGAAGCGTTGGATAATAATGCgggtggtgatgaaggcGAGGACGGGAGTGAAGTGAGGAGAGTGAAGAGAGAGTTGTGGAGGAGTAATGAGCAGGGTTTGGCGGAAGATTATGATTATGTCATGTATGGCAAG ATTTACAAGTTTGACGATTCGGCGCAAGGAGAAGCTCAGAC CACGGCATACTTTTCTTTCGGTGGACTGCTCATGGCTCTCCGTGGATCATATCGACATCTTGCaggtgttgttgttggagaaAACGTCTACTTGCTTATGCGCAAGTAA
- a CDS encoding mitochondrial import inner membrane translocase subunit: MSAADHGRDPCPYVILNDFGGAFSMGAIGGGIWHGIKGARNSPRGERLVGSLSAIKARAPVLGGNFGVWGGLFSTFDCAVKGYRQKEDPWNAIISGFLTGGSLALRSGPKSAFGSAVGCAILLGVFEGVGVVANRMMAQPIPQMQLPEQAPPPVAPAVATA, encoded by the exons ATGTCTGCTGCCGATCACGGACGAGACCCCTG CCCGTATGTCATCTTGAACGATTTCGGTGGTGCGTTCTCGATGGGTGCGATTGGTGGTGGTATCTGGCACGGTATCAAGGGTGCGAGAAATAGCCCTAGA GGCGAGCGTCTCGTCGGATCCCTCTCTGCTATCAAAGCCCGTGCCCCCGTTCTTGGTGGTAACTTTGGTGTTTGGGGTGGTCTTTTCTCAACTTTTGATTGTGCGGTCAAGGGGTATAGGCAAAAAGAGGATCCGTGGAATGCCATCATCTCTGGTTTCTTGACGGGTGGTAGTTTGGCGCTTAGGT CCGGTCCCAAGTCTGCGTTCGGATCAGCAGTGGGTTGTGCGATTCTTTTGGGAGTGTTTGAAG GTGTAGGTGTCGTCGCGAATAGGATGATGGCTCAGCCCATCCCTCAAATGCAAT TACCCGAACAAGCACCCCCACCCGTCGCCCCCGCTGTCGCCACCGCCTAA
- a CDS encoding Fe-S protein assembly co-chaperone HscB — MVLRVHPRPFLRPLSLPRLAATRFAHSAPQAPTRNCPSCSRPVPLPLSPCPSCSSILPLPSNLSHHSMLYLSSPISSSGSPAGPFDIPQELSHLPSNGYIVDKADLRSNWVRRQRELHPDKYTTRGDGVVDLARELSGRVNEAYAVLGDDLRRAEYILSVNAQGTEETDKIDDPMLLAEILEAREELEEAETHEEIDRIRQANKEHVAGIVGSLEQAFSGTPPDLAEAKLLAVQLRYWMNLEKAAKEKSV; from the exons ATGGTTCTCAGAGTACACCCGCgccccttcctccgccCCTTATCTCTCCCACGACTCGCCGCCACTCGTTTCGCCCACTCTGCCCCGCAAGCACCCACACGCAACTGTCCCTCCTGTTCCCGCCCCGTCCCCCTCCCTCTATCCCCATGCCCTTCATGTTCCTCCATTCTCCCTCTGCCTTCAAACCTCTCCCACCACTCTATGCTCTacctctcctcccccaTCTCCAGCTCTGGATCACCAGCCGGTCCATTTGATATCCCGCAAGAACTATCCCATTTACCTTCCAATGGATATATCGTCGATAAAGCCGATCTGCGTTCAAATTGGGTACGGCGTCAGCGCGAATTACATCCAGACAAGTACACGACGAGGGGAGATGGCGTGGTAGATCTTGCGAGGGAGTTGAGTGGAAGGGTGAATGAGGCGTATGCTGTTTTGGGAGATGATTTGAGGAGGGCAGAGTATATC TTATCGGTGAATGCGCAAGGGACAGAAGAAACAGACAAGATTGACGATCCGATGCTTCTTGCTGAGATCCTCGAGGCGAGAGAAGAACTCGAAGAGGCAGAGACGCATGAAGAAATCGATCGTATACGGCAAGCCAACAAGG AGCACGTCGCGGGGATTGTTGGTTCCCTCGAACAAGCATTTTCCGGTACACCTCCAGACCTGGCTGAAGCCAAGCTGTTGGCAGTGCAGTTGAGGTACTGGATGAATTTGGAAAAAGCTGCAAAGGAGAAATCTGTATAA